The genomic segment CTTCATTGGCTACCGCAGCGGCTAAACTTGACAGAGAAACGCCTATTCCCATCCCGCCCTGTATAATCGGGATTTTTATCGATAAGTCGCCTATTTTAAAACTTGGCCAGATTTTATTTTCCATAAATTATTTTTTTAATCTTTTCGTTTCTTTCAATTAAATTACGGTAATTCCGGTCATTAATACTTTGAATATCTTTTTGAAGTTTTATTATACTTTTTCTTCAATTTTTGTCAACAATCAGATGTTAAAATTGTGTCTTTTCAAATTAAGTTTTAATTTCGTAAAGGACAAATCTGTTATCTTCTTTGTTAACCCGACAGTATTTTTTTATAAAATCATTCATTAAATTAAAGACGTAAGATTCATATTGCGAACAACCGATTCCTTTATTTTTCACAAGTATATGCGTTATTTTTAGTTTTGATAATTTAGCTCTTAATTCCTTTAAATCTCTTAATTCATAATAATTTATTATTCCCTGATTACCACAATCTCCCCAAAGATATTCCTTATCAATATAATATCCTCTGGTCTCATTAAAAAGCAATACTTTTGAGTTTTCAGGTAAATTTTCATTTATATATCTGGAAATAGGATAAATAGTTGAAGTAATATCTAAATATCGTTCTTTAGGACTTATTGCCGGATTAACTTGGGATTTTATGCCAAATGCATAAAATAACTCGATTGTTGATTTCATATTCACTGATGAGAATATACTGAAACATAAAAGTAAAACTGTTATTTTTTTACCTGATTTATAAAGTGCAATTATCATCCACGATAATATTAAACAAAGCAATGGATGAGCCGGAATTAACAATCTCCATATTTCAATCTGATTGAAAAACAAAACACAATTAATAAATATATATAGAATTAAACTTTTTATTATCAAGTCTACTTTTATTTTTTTAAAAATTATAAAAATTATAAAAACAAGCAGAAAGGAGATTACAAAGTATTGAGGTTCATATTTAAGATTATTATTTATTATGAAATATTTAAAAAAACTCTTGAAATCGTTAATTAAAAAACTTGTACCCGGTATAATACTCCTTAAAAAAAACTCTCTTCCTGCAACAGGGTTCCAGTCTTTCTCTCCGAAAATAAAAGGCCACACAGGATTACCCGTCATAATATAATTTCTTATATACCAGGGAGAGGCAACGACAATACTTATCAAACAAAACCTGAAAAGAATTTTCAATTTTTGAGATTTTATGAATATAACTATATATAAGCCAATAATCAAAATAATCAGCAAACCGTTATATTTACACCCTGCAGATAATGCTGCCATGACTGCACTTAATACAAGCCATGGTGTTTTATCTTCGTTTTTATAATTCCAAAAAGCATAAATTGCAGCCAAAGCAAACATACCAAGAGTAAAATCAGAACCCGCAACACCGCTGTTTATAACCACAATCCTCATTGTTAAAAATAAAAGAACACTTAGCCATGCAACTTGCTCGCAAAAATATTTTTTTGAAAATGAATATAATATGCCTGCCGTTATCAATACATTTGCAAAATTAAAAAGCTGAGGTAAAATATCAGAACCTAAACTCAAACCAAATAGAAACAACATTTCAGAATTATAAGGCCAGTTGGCTGTTAACCAAGGAACATAAAACATCCCTCCGTGCTTTATCCATAGTTTAGGTATTGCCAGATGATAGGCAAGAGAATCATGTTCCGTAGGAGGAGCAATGGCATTTAAAAAACCATACGATACTGCTAATAATACCAAAACACCCAATAATATAAAAACCGGTGAAATATTAATATTACCTATAGCAACTAATAAACTTTTAATTTTTTTTAAATATGGTAAGGATAAACTTATCAGTATTATTAAAATCAGAAACATTATGCTTTTATGAAGCACTCCGAACACTGATAGTAAGAATATAACATAAATTAAAACACCTACCCCGACAGCATAAGAAAAAACAAAACTTTCAAAATTATAAAATTTCAAAATCTTATTGCCGAGACTTACTAAACCTGAAATTATCGTTAAAAACAGTAAAGGAAAGAGAATAAAATTAGTTATTGTATGAAGAAGTGATTCTTTTGTAAAATTTGACGGGTGTAAAATAAGGAATTTGAAAAAATCAAAATTTATAAAAACAAAGGGGATTAGAAATACCGGTATTATCCAAAAAATTTTTACTTTTTTATCCATTTAAACTTTTAATTTTTTAGTACTGCGATTATTGCGTCCGGATTCAGAAAGTATCATCTTCCTAAGCCGTATGGATTTAGGAGTTACTTCTATCATTTCATCATCTTTTATGAATGTTATTGCCCGCTCAAGTGTCATTGGTTGAACCGGCGTAAGAAGAATATTGTCATCTCTTGTTGCTGCTCTCATATTTGAAAGTTTTTTTTCCTTGCAGGGATTAACATTCAAATCGCTGTCCCGGTTATTTACACCAACTATCATACCTTCATATACAGGTTCATTAGGAGAAACAAAAAGCGTTCCCCTCGGTTCCAGATGGAAAATAGCATAAGGGACAGCTTTCCCTGCTCTGTCAGAAACCAGTGAACCTGTTGTTCTCATAGAAAAATCGCCCCTGAATTCTTCATAACCCTGAATATACGAGCTCATTATTCCAGTACCCCTGGTATCCGTAAGAAATTCACTCCTGTAACCGATTAGTGCTCGTGACGGTACAGTAAACTCCAACCTTACTCTTCCTGTACCGTGATTTACCATATTAACCATTTTGCCTTTTCTGTTAGACAGTTTTTCAGTAATTATTCCGATATTGGATTCATCACAATCAATATAAAGATGCTCTATCGGTTCATAGGTTTTCCCTTCCTTTTTCTTGAATATAACCTGAGGCCTGCCGACATTGAGTTCAAAACCTTCCCGTCTCATCATTTCAATAAGTATTTCCATTTGAAACTCGCCTCTTCCTTTAACTATATAACTCTCTGAACCGGGAATTTCTTCCAATTGGATCGCGACATTCTGTAAAGTTTCTTTTCTTAGCCGTTCCAGAATCCTACGTGATTGAACAATATTCCCTTCCGTTCCTGAAAGCGGAGATGAGTTTATAGTGAACAACATTGATATTGTCGGTTCATCGACATGAATCCGTTCAAGTGCTTTCGGGTTGTCTTTATTGCAGATAGTATCACCGATAGAGACATCTTCAATACCTGCAAGAATAACAATATCTCCGGGCTCAGCTAATGATGTTTCCTTGATACTAATTCCGTCATAAAGCTGGAGTTTGGTTATTTTTAACGGGACCTGCTTGTCGCCTTCTTTAACACAGATAAGATTATCATTCTTGCTTACTTTGCCGTTAAACACCCTTCCAATTGCAAGCCGGCCTATATAATCCGAATAATCAAGGTCACATACAAGCATTTGAAACGGCTCATCAGGATTATACGAAGGAGCAGGTACTTCACTTATTATAGTATCAAACAATATTGTTAAATCCTTGCCTTTCTCTTCAAGTGTTTTTTGAGCTATTCCTTCCCTTCCGATAGAATAAATAACCGGAAAATCTATATGATGCGATTTTTCAGAAAGATCCATGAATAGTTCATAAACATCATCGAGTACCTCTTTAGGTCTGGCGTCCTTCCTGTCAATTTTGTTTATTAATACAATTATTTTCAGTTCAGATTCGAGCGCTTTCTGCAAAACAAATCTTGTCTGCGGTAAAGGTCCCTCGGCAGCATCAACAAGAAGTATTGCCCCGTCAACCATTTTAAGAGCACGCTCCACTTCTCCGCCAAAATCAGCGTGACCGGGAGTATCTAAAATATTTATCCGGACATCCTTCCACCAAATGGCGCAATTTTTCGCAGAGATTGTCACTCCACGTTCTTTTTCGAGGTCCATGCTATCCATCACCCGCTCGGTAACATCCTGATTTTCTCTGAAAGTACCGCTTTGGCGAAGCATATAATCTACAAGTGTAGTTTTGCCATGGTCAACGTGCGCTATTATGGCTATGTTCCGGACTTTATCATTTTTATTCATAGTTTTTTTATTTAACTAAATTGCTTGTGAATAAAATCACCCATATATTTGCTTGCAATTATAACTAATATCGCAATACCGATATGTTTAAATAATTCTAACGGTATGTTCTGCTTGTTTCTTTTGGCAATTATATAACTAATACAGGAAAGTATTGATAAACCCCAGATGGATGAAATGATCTGTGCAGAAGTAATTGGTAACAACAGAACTATAAATATAAAACTCAGGGAAATAAGAAACCGCGTAATGAAATTAAATATTGTCAAAACAAATGACTCCTTAACATCACAGAGTTCAGATTCTTTATAAATATGAATACCCAAAGAATCAGAAATATTATCGGCAATACCTATAATCAAAAGTCCGCCAATTATCCCGGATCTATGAACATTAGTTTCACCCAACCCGATAATTATGCTTATATTTGTAATAATTGCAGACGTGCCACCATAACTAAAATTAGCCAATTTATTTGCTTGTTCTTTTATAGACATTATTTCCTTCCCTAACTTTTTTTAATAAGCTTAACCCGCTAAATACCTTTATATAGTGTCCAATCTTTAAATATAATATTTTCAAATATTCTTATGATTATACTTTTTTTTGATAATTTATCAAGCAATAAATTATCTTTCGATATTTATCGTCGGTGAATTAAAAATAAGTAATAAATCCATTATAAAATAGTCAAGACTTATATAAAATATTGATTTATTATTAAATATCTGCTATATTATTCCGAATTGAAAAAGGATGATTATGAAAACATTTGATTTAGGAGAAAGATCAGGATTGAAAGTTCCTCGCGTTAACATTGGCGGAATGCGACTTCCGGCTGATTACGATGATGCTGTAGATTTAATAAGGCATGCCATAGACTCAGGTATGAGATATATAGACACTTCCCGGGGTTATGGAGAATCCGAATGGATTATCGGTCGTGCCCTTAAAAACGGGTACAGGAAAAAAGTCATCCTTTCAACTAAAAGCTCACCCTGGGTAAACAGAATCAGGAAGTCTGACAATACATCATCTGATTCGATACGGCGCAGGATTGATGAATCTTTAAAGCGGCTTGATACGGATTATCTTGATTATTACCAGGTCTGGAACATCAATAGCAGGGAATGTTATAATAATGCTGTCGCCAAAGGCGGTATGGTGGACGGCATAAAGAAAGCAATGAAAGAGGGATTGGTTAAGCGCACTGGCTTCACAACACATGATTCTGTAGAGAACCTCATGGATTACATAAAAGAAGTTGACTGGTGCGATATTATATTATTCTCTTATAACCTGCTCAACAGAAAATATGCACCGGTCATTGAAGCTGCACGCAAAGCCGGGATTGGTACGCTCGTCATGAACCCGGTCGGCGGAGGTAAGCTTGCAGAGTCAAGTTCCAAGCTTAAAAAACTGGCACGTGAAGTCGGCGCTACTTCTGAAACAGACCTCGCAATCAGATATGTGCTTTCTAATCCTAACGTGGACACCATACTCTGCGGTATGACAAAACTTTCAGATGTGGACAGCACCATCTCTTCAGCTGAAAAATCCCGGTTCGGCGAAAAAGAACTTAAAAAAATAGATGGATTCATAGATAACATAACAGAAGAAGGCCGTAAATTTTGTTCCCGTTGTAAATATTGTTTGCCATGCCCTAAAGGGATTGACATTCCTCAGATTATGAATATTATTTTTGATTACAGGTACTGGGGGTTCAAGAAACTCTCACAAAAACGTTACAAGGATATGAAAGGTTCCAAAGCAGGTGCATGTTCAAAGTGCGGAAAATGCGAAAAAGCCTGCACTCAAAAATTAAGTATTATGTCCGAGATGACGTTTGCAGCAAATAAATTTGGGGAATAAAAAACGCGGTCGGTTTGTAAATTTTTTAGTTTAACTTTTTATTTTTATTGTGTAATTTTATCCGAAGAATCTCGCCGGGTCGCCAAAGTCTCATTCTTGGACCCCATGTTCCGGTGCCCCTGCATACAATAACCGTCATACCATTTACCTCATACCTGCCGCCAAGCAATGGATATCTTGTCTTAACTAAATATCCGAACGGCCAAATCTGTCCGTCGTGTGTATGACCGCAGAGCATTAAACCTGCACCGGCACCTGCTGCTTTCTCTGTAAACCAAGGTGTATGTGAAAGCAATATTACGGCACCTTTAGGTTTTTTGTCAAGTGCTTTTGATATGTAATCTACTTTTTCATTCAAGCGACGCCCTGCTGTAAAATCATCTACACCAGCTAAAACAAGACCTGGCTTAATTTCCACCCATCTGTTATGGAGTACCTGTAATCCCGATTCTTTCATCCAGATATTTCCACTGTTTTCATTGCGGTGGGACTCATGATTACCTAAAACCGCCCATACACCGTAAGGAGCAGATAATTTATGCAATATCGGAGTAAATACATCTTGTGACCTGCCATGCCCTTCTGTAATATCACCAAGTAAAACAATCATATCAGGTTTTTCCGCTTCAACCTGTTTAATACGCTCATTTAACCAACTTTCGCCTAAAAGTGAGCCAAGGTGCAAATCGGACATTGCAACAATTACAGTACCATCCATTTTAGCGGGAAGCCCGGCCAAAGATACTTCATAATTTTGTACAATTGGAGGACGCATACCCTGAATAAATGCTATTAAAGAAAGTGCTATTCCTGCTAAGAGTGAAAAACCACGTATTGCAGGCGCTAAACCCGGTAAAATATAACCGAATACCGTAACAACATCAACTGCAAGAAGACACACGAATATAAGGAATATTGACGCCATCCAATCCATACCGGCGAATTCAAGAACGCGCGCAAAACTGCCACCGTTTCCGTGCCCGATTATATTGCCAACTACAAATATCACCCAAAGTGAAACCATTGTAAAAATAAATATTTTTCTTTGCACATGGCGTTTTAAAAACGGCACTGATAAAACCCGACAAAATACATAAATATGAATTATCGTGACTATAACAATAAGAATTGTTCCAAACATAGTTTTTATTATTAGTTAACTATTCTGTCTGATTTTATAGAAGTGTATAACTAAAAGGCAAAGAATTTTAAATTCTTCGCCTTTTATAATAAATCTAAAAATACAATAACCTACTTGCCTGGTGTTGCCGGTGCAGGTGTTGCTGCTGGTGCCGGTGTAACTGCAGGTGTTGCTGCCGGAGCCGGTACTGCTGGTGTCGTTACAGGTGCAGGCGCAACTGCTGATTTTGCTGGTGCTGCCGGAGTTACTATCGTTTTTGATGTTTTATTTGTCGCACAAGACACAAAAATAAACGATATCGCAAACATCACTAATATCATCTTTTTCATATTACTCATCACCCCCTAGTAATTTCATCAACCTTACTGAAATATTTTACATAATAATCTAAGAAAATCAATAAAATATCTTCTGTTGCAAAACACTACTTTCCGTAAAGTTCCTGTAATTGCTTGACAGTCGGCATCTCAGTATAAAATTCTCCTTGTGGTCCGAGGTAACCACCATCTTGCTTTTTCAATGTAACGGCATTATAGCCTTTAGTAGAGTTAGGAATGTTTATTGTAACTATTTCTCCGGGCGATGTCAGGGTCTGTGTACTGGCATACACTGATGAATCCGTATGTCTAATCGGGGGCGGCGTTACAACAGAATATCCGGAAGGGCAACTATTATAGTAGGTATCTTCACAATAATAATAAGGAACACCTTCATAAATTACAGTTCTATGTCCCGGAGGCAATACAGTGACCATTGCTCCAACAGGAGGATGAACAACAGTGAACCCAAACCCTAAAAAACCGGGTCTATAAAATCTACCTTCGTGATAATGATATCTTCTACCTTCCCTTTCAACAATTTCGTGGTGCGGTGGAAGAGATTTAACCCAGCCCAAAAGCGGAACAATATCAAAAATCATAATAATTATTAAACAACTAATCATAATCATTATAAATTTATCTGTGAAAGTTTTTTTCCTCATTTTTCCTCCTGACAATTCTGCATTCTGTTCTGAATTCAGAATTTGATTAACCCGGTATAAAACCGGAAATACCAAAAAACTTTATTGGGAACCATATCTTGCTTATATACCGGAACGAACATCGGAGATAGGCCATATCTTGACAAGAGCAATAAGAAGAGCAACCAGTACCGGTCCGATAAAAACACCCAATATACCGATTATCTTTATCCCGCCTAACACAGCAACAAGTCCAAGTAAAGGATGCATTGCTGTTCTCCCGTGAAGAATAAGAATTCGTACCATATGTTCAAGTGCACCTGTTATTAAACCTCCTATAATCATAAATATCATTTTAATCATTGAACCCTTTAGATAAAGATACACAATACCTATCAGCCAGACCGGCACCGCTCCCACGAAAGGAATCCAAGCGAGTATAAACGTAGTTCCCCCTGCTACAAAAACTCCGGGTACTTCCATAATAAAAAACATTAATGAAAGTAAAACAGCATCGCTGGTGGATGATGCAAGACTTGCCCATATAGATGAAACCGCAGTATCCTTAAATGACTTGACAAGATTATTCTGCACCTGCTTATCAAGAATACCCAGATTAAAAACAAACTTCAAAAACCGCTCACCATCAAGTAACGCGAAGAAGCAGGAAATCACAGACAGTACAATCTGCAGAAGAAATATCGGAATATTTTTAGCAAGCTTTAAAATACTTAATTCGACATACTCTAAAGCAGCCAGAATTCCACTATTAATCTTCGTGTTAGCAGATCCTGTTTCACAAATTGCAGTCTTGACCACCTGCCATCTATTAAGTGAATTAGTTATTATTGAAGGTGAAAAGTCTCTTAGACCGGATATATTGTGCATTATGGAAACCCCTTGCCTTATTGCCATAATTGAAAAACCGACAATTGGTCCGATAAACAGCACAAGTATAGAAATAGTTACTACTGCTGAGGCAAGATGAGGCTTCCATTTTTTTAAAATCAACCACTTATAAACCGGATAGAAAAGCATTGCCAGCATTCCGCCAAAAAATATACTAAGGAGAAAAGATCCTATCATCCATAAAACAAGTATAAGAAATATACAGAGTATCACCAAATAAGTTATGAAATGTACCCTATTAGTTTTCTCTTCCATATATAATAATTTCTTTAACCAGATTTAAACAAAAAGGCATAATAAAGAATCTATTGTTCTTTAAAATACATTTATTTTTTGCGGCGAAGTGAAGCCAGAAGAGCACCAGCAAGGACTCCGATACCGGTAGCTATCGCCAGAGCTCTTGCAGGATTTTCCTGAGCATAGCTGACAGCTTTTTTTTCTTCTTCTTTAACTTTTTTCTTCAGCTGGCCGATTTTCGCCATGATTTTTTTCTGATTTTTTTCGTCCTTTATCCAGCGTTCT from the Elusimicrobiota bacterium genome contains:
- the typA gene encoding translational GTPase TypA, whose product is MNKNDKVRNIAIIAHVDHGKTTLVDYMLRQSGTFRENQDVTERVMDSMDLEKERGVTISAKNCAIWWKDVRINILDTPGHADFGGEVERALKMVDGAILLVDAAEGPLPQTRFVLQKALESELKIIVLINKIDRKDARPKEVLDDVYELFMDLSEKSHHIDFPVIYSIGREGIAQKTLEEKGKDLTILFDTIISEVPAPSYNPDEPFQMLVCDLDYSDYIGRLAIGRVFNGKVSKNDNLICVKEGDKQVPLKITKLQLYDGISIKETSLAEPGDIVILAGIEDVSIGDTICNKDNPKALERIHVDEPTISMLFTINSSPLSGTEGNIVQSRRILERLRKETLQNVAIQLEEIPGSESYIVKGRGEFQMEILIEMMRREGFELNVGRPQVIFKKKEGKTYEPIEHLYIDCDESNIGIITEKLSNRKGKMVNMVNHGTGRVRLEFTVPSRALIGYRSEFLTDTRGTGIMSSYIQGYEEFRGDFSMRTTGSLVSDRAGKAVPYAIFHLEPRGTLFVSPNEPVYEGMIVGVNNRDSDLNVNPCKEKKLSNMRAATRDDNILLTPVQPMTLERAITFIKDDEMIEVTPKSIRLRKMILSESGRNNRSTKKLKV
- a CDS encoding glycosyltransferase family 39 protein, giving the protein MDKKVKIFWIIPVFLIPFVFINFDFFKFLILHPSNFTKESLLHTITNFILFPLLFLTIISGLVSLGNKILKFYNFESFVFSYAVGVGVLIYVIFLLSVFGVLHKSIMFLILIILISLSLPYLKKIKSLLVAIGNINISPVFILLGVLVLLAVSYGFLNAIAPPTEHDSLAYHLAIPKLWIKHGGMFYVPWLTANWPYNSEMLFLFGLSLGSDILPQLFNFANVLITAGILYSFSKKYFCEQVAWLSVLLFLTMRIVVINSGVAGSDFTLGMFALAAIYAFWNYKNEDKTPWLVLSAVMAALSAGCKYNGLLIILIIGLYIVIFIKSQKLKILFRFCLISIVVASPWYIRNYIMTGNPVWPFIFGEKDWNPVAGREFFLRSIIPGTSFLINDFKSFFKYFIINNNLKYEPQYFVISFLLVFIIFIIFKKIKVDLIIKSLILYIFINCVLFFNQIEIWRLLIPAHPLLCLILSWMIIALYKSGKKITVLLLCFSIFSSVNMKSTIELFYAFGIKSQVNPAISPKERYLDITSTIYPISRYINENLPENSKVLLFNETRGYYIDKEYLWGDCGNQGIINYYELRDLKELRAKLSKLKITHILVKNKGIGCSQYESYVFNLMNDFIKKYCRVNKEDNRFVLYEIKT
- a CDS encoding DUF6515 family protein is translated as MRKKTFTDKFIMIMISCLIIIMIFDIVPLLGWVKSLPPHHEIVEREGRRYHYHEGRFYRPGFLGFGFTVVHPPVGAMVTVLPPGHRTVIYEGVPYYYCEDTYYNSCPSGYSVVTPPPIRHTDSSVYASTQTLTSPGEIVTINIPNSTKGYNAVTLKKQDGGYLGPQGEFYTEMPTVKQLQELYGK
- a CDS encoding AI-2E family transporter — its product is MEEKTNRVHFITYLVILCIFLILVLWMIGSFLLSIFFGGMLAMLFYPVYKWLILKKWKPHLASAVVTISILVLFIGPIVGFSIMAIRQGVSIMHNISGLRDFSPSIITNSLNRWQVVKTAICETGSANTKINSGILAALEYVELSILKLAKNIPIFLLQIVLSVISCFFALLDGERFLKFVFNLGILDKQVQNNLVKSFKDTAVSSIWASLASSTSDAVLLSLMFFIMEVPGVFVAGGTTFILAWIPFVGAVPVWLIGIVYLYLKGSMIKMIFMIIGGLITGALEHMVRILILHGRTAMHPLLGLVAVLGGIKIIGILGVFIGPVLVALLIALVKIWPISDVRSGI
- a CDS encoding DUF883 C-terminal domain-containing protein produces the protein MNSKKKVQDKVRGAKLKSEIKKKIEQGRKKIVQAERWIKDEKNQKKIMAKIGQLKKKVKEEEKKAVSYAQENPARALAIATGIGVLAGALLASLRRKK
- a CDS encoding metallophosphoesterase, whose translation is MPFLKRHVQRKIFIFTMVSLWVIFVVGNIIGHGNGGSFARVLEFAGMDWMASIFLIFVCLLAVDVVTVFGYILPGLAPAIRGFSLLAGIALSLIAFIQGMRPPIVQNYEVSLAGLPAKMDGTVIVAMSDLHLGSLLGESWLNERIKQVEAEKPDMIVLLGDITEGHGRSQDVFTPILHKLSAPYGVWAVLGNHESHRNENSGNIWMKESGLQVLHNRWVEIKPGLVLAGVDDFTAGRRLNEKVDYISKALDKKPKGAVILLSHTPWFTEKAAGAGAGLMLCGHTHDGQIWPFGYLVKTRYPLLGGRYEVNGMTVIVCRGTGTWGPRMRLWRPGEILRIKLHNKNKKLN
- a CDS encoding aldo/keto reductase → MKTFDLGERSGLKVPRVNIGGMRLPADYDDAVDLIRHAIDSGMRYIDTSRGYGESEWIIGRALKNGYRKKVILSTKSSPWVNRIRKSDNTSSDSIRRRIDESLKRLDTDYLDYYQVWNINSRECYNNAVAKGGMVDGIKKAMKEGLVKRTGFTTHDSVENLMDYIKEVDWCDIILFSYNLLNRKYAPVIEAARKAGIGTLVMNPVGGGKLAESSSKLKKLAREVGATSETDLAIRYVLSNPNVDTILCGMTKLSDVDSTISSAEKSRFGEKELKKIDGFIDNITEEGRKFCSRCKYCLPCPKGIDIPQIMNIIFDYRYWGFKKLSQKRYKDMKGSKAGACSKCGKCEKACTQKLSIMSEMTFAANKFGE